A single genomic interval of Brevibacillus brevis harbors:
- a CDS encoding ABC transporter ATP-binding protein → MALLELTNVHTYYGGIHALKGLSITVNEGEVVTLIGSNGAGKSTTLKTICAQTRAKEGKVIFNGKDITQMRTHDIALAGIAHVPEGRRIFPKLTVRENLEMGAFSVSDKKVIEEGIERAFAYFPRLKERVSQKGGTMSGGEQQMLAIARGLMMKPKILMLDEPSMGLAPILVEQIFDIVKELNKEGMTILLVEQNANQALSVAHRGYVIQTGEIILQDDAQTLLMNPQVREAYLA, encoded by the coding sequence ATGGCATTGCTAGAGCTGACTAACGTTCATACGTATTACGGCGGCATCCACGCATTAAAAGGATTGAGCATAACGGTAAACGAAGGCGAAGTGGTGACGCTGATCGGCTCCAACGGGGCAGGTAAATCCACTACGTTGAAAACGATTTGTGCGCAAACCCGTGCCAAAGAAGGAAAAGTCATCTTTAATGGCAAAGACATTACACAGATGCGTACACATGATATTGCCTTAGCAGGAATCGCCCACGTTCCGGAAGGTCGCCGTATTTTTCCAAAGCTGACCGTACGCGAGAATTTGGAGATGGGTGCCTTCAGTGTATCTGATAAAAAGGTGATTGAAGAAGGAATCGAGCGTGCCTTTGCTTACTTTCCGCGATTGAAGGAACGGGTTAGTCAAAAAGGCGGCACGATGTCCGGGGGCGAGCAGCAAATGCTGGCGATTGCTCGTGGACTGATGATGAAGCCAAAAATTCTCATGCTCGATGAACCTTCGATGGGATTGGCGCCGATTCTGGTGGAGCAGATTTTTGACATCGTTAAGGAGCTGAACAAGGAAGGCATGACGATTCTCTTGGTCGAGCAAAATGCGAATCAGGCGCTGTCTGTCGCGCATCGCGGTTATGTGATTCAGACAGGCGAAATTATTTTGCAAGACGACGCTCAGACATTATTGATGAATCCGCAGGTAAGAGAGGCGTATTTGGCGTAA
- a CDS encoding IclR family transcriptional regulator, with the protein MDQVLSSVRNGCRLLKIFLDSPKELGVTELSKKLQLSKGAVHKLLSTLESEGFIRQNEKTKQYTLGYTLLELGTKVLTNHDIVDFSKPFLDQLVSRTNELAVLCVQDSKDAIYVAKEDSLHPVRFTVESFRRFPLYSTSAARVLLAYQPEEFQDEILQEHPLKSYTPHSYTSIEQIKEDLVTIRKRGYEISSNRRNTGVTGIAAPIFDSTGHVTASVSVIGPSDRVMPKQEEILQETLATVRAMSAQLGYRMS; encoded by the coding sequence ATGGACCAAGTATTGTCTTCTGTTCGAAATGGCTGTCGGCTGTTAAAAATATTTCTCGATTCGCCAAAGGAACTCGGGGTAACGGAGCTCAGCAAAAAGCTCCAGCTGTCTAAGGGAGCCGTTCACAAGCTCCTGTCCACGCTGGAGTCTGAAGGCTTTATCCGCCAAAATGAAAAAACCAAGCAGTATACGCTTGGCTACACGCTTTTGGAGCTGGGCACGAAGGTGCTCACGAATCACGATATCGTTGATTTTTCCAAACCGTTTCTGGACCAGCTTGTCTCACGGACAAACGAATTGGCGGTCTTATGTGTACAAGATTCCAAGGACGCAATTTATGTAGCCAAAGAGGATTCGCTTCATCCTGTTCGGTTTACCGTCGAATCCTTCCGACGTTTTCCCCTTTACTCTACCTCCGCCGCCAGGGTTTTGCTCGCCTATCAGCCGGAGGAGTTTCAGGATGAGATTTTGCAGGAACACCCGCTGAAAAGCTACACACCTCATTCGTACACGTCAATCGAGCAAATCAAAGAAGATTTGGTGACGATCCGCAAGCGAGGCTATGAAATCAGCTCGAATCGGCGCAATACAGGCGTGACCGGAATCGCTGCCCCGATTTTTGATTCAACTGGACACGTAACTGCATCCGTCAGTGTCATCGGTCCCTCCGACCGCGTGATGCCGAAACAAGAAGAGATTTTACAAGAAACGCTAGCGACGGTACGTGCGATGTCTGCTCAGTTAGGGTATCGAATGTCTTGA
- a CDS encoding M20 family metallopeptidase produces the protein MSIHTYVQENMSHYLQLLEEAVNMDSPSRDKQLGDRMAGWFALQFQRLTGGVAELIPNKTYGDQVRCTLGNGEKQILIIGHYDTVWLEGEAARRPFAIRDEKAYGPGVYDMKAGVLQAMFAMRALVKLDRLPPDKKIVLLLNSDEEIGSPTSRRLVEEEAARSVASFVLEPPTEPSGALKTWRKGSAHFTVAVSGISSHAGVDHQKGVSAIEELARQVQYLHALTDYEKGTTVNVGVIKGGIGSNVVADSAEAEVDVRFISMQEALRMEKVMSELTPVLAGTNISVKGGIRRPPMERTEETGKLFSLAQSISINELGMALEESGTGGVSDGNFAAACGVPTLDGLGVKGGYAHSPDEWIELGEISTRATLLARLIEEV, from the coding sequence ATGTCAATCCACACTTATGTACAAGAGAATATGTCCCACTATCTACAGCTACTCGAAGAGGCAGTCAACATGGACTCGCCTTCTCGTGACAAACAGCTAGGCGACCGCATGGCGGGCTGGTTCGCCCTACAGTTTCAACGGCTGACAGGGGGAGTAGCAGAGCTGATCCCGAATAAGACATATGGCGATCAGGTGCGTTGTACGCTGGGCAACGGGGAAAAGCAAATCCTCATCATTGGCCACTACGATACTGTATGGCTAGAAGGAGAGGCGGCTCGCCGACCGTTTGCAATCCGGGATGAGAAAGCGTACGGGCCAGGCGTATACGATATGAAAGCGGGCGTTTTGCAAGCCATGTTTGCGATGCGGGCATTGGTGAAGCTGGACCGCCTGCCTCCAGATAAAAAAATTGTACTTCTGCTAAACAGCGACGAGGAGATCGGCAGCCCGACTTCTCGCCGACTGGTAGAAGAAGAAGCCGCGCGTTCGGTGGCGAGCTTTGTGTTGGAGCCACCAACCGAACCGAGCGGCGCACTCAAAACATGGCGGAAGGGAAGCGCCCATTTTACCGTGGCAGTCAGCGGTATTTCCTCACACGCTGGCGTCGATCATCAAAAAGGTGTCTCTGCTATTGAAGAGCTGGCGAGACAGGTGCAATATCTGCATGCCTTGACCGATTACGAGAAAGGAACGACCGTCAACGTGGGCGTCATCAAGGGCGGAATCGGCTCCAATGTCGTAGCCGACTCGGCAGAAGCTGAAGTAGACGTGAGATTTATCTCGATGCAAGAGGCATTACGCATGGAGAAGGTAATGAGTGAACTCACACCAGTGCTAGCCGGTACAAACATCAGCGTAAAGGGAGGCATTCGCCGACCGCCGATGGAGCGAACCGAAGAGACAGGCAAATTATTTTCCCTTGCACAATCCATTAGCATCAATGAACTAGGGATGGCTTTGGAAGAGTCGGGTACAGGCGGAGTCAGCGATGGCAACTTTGCTGCTGCTTGTGGAGTCCCGACACTGGATGGACTTGGTGTAAAAGGTGGCTACGCCCATTCGCCGGATGAATGGATCGAACTGGGAGAAATATCGACGCGCGCTACCTTGTTGGCGCGGTTGATAGAGGAAGTATAG
- a CDS encoding ABC transporter ATP-binding protein codes for MALLEAKNLTKRFGGLVANQDVSIDIEKGSITAVIGPNGAGKTTFFNMITGFYEPDEGEILLNGKSIKKLRPDQIASRGITRTFQNIRLFKEMTALENVMVGVHSRLSAGILGILFNSKRVRQEEERTRVEAYQLMEYVGIAHIANEAAGSLPYGLQRRLEIARAMATNPQIILLDEPAAGMNPRETVEMTDFIRRLKKELDLTIILIEHDMKLVMGLSEYIHVLDYGRKIAEGTPEQIRNNPNVIEAYLGKSASDVS; via the coding sequence ATGGCATTGTTAGAGGCAAAAAATTTAACGAAGCGCTTTGGTGGCTTGGTAGCCAATCAAGACGTCTCGATTGACATCGAAAAAGGAAGTATTACTGCGGTCATCGGTCCGAATGGGGCCGGAAAAACGACTTTTTTCAATATGATTACCGGATTTTACGAGCCAGACGAGGGAGAAATCCTGCTGAATGGCAAAAGCATCAAGAAGCTTCGTCCTGATCAGATCGCGAGTCGCGGTATCACGCGCACCTTTCAAAACATTCGTCTGTTCAAAGAAATGACGGCATTGGAAAATGTTATGGTGGGTGTGCATAGCCGCTTATCGGCTGGAATTCTTGGAATCCTGTTCAACTCCAAGCGTGTACGCCAGGAGGAAGAACGGACGCGCGTCGAGGCTTATCAGCTCATGGAGTATGTCGGGATCGCACATATTGCCAATGAAGCAGCAGGGAGTCTGCCTTACGGGTTGCAACGAAGACTGGAAATTGCCCGGGCGATGGCGACCAATCCGCAAATTATTTTGCTCGATGAACCGGCGGCAGGGATGAATCCTCGCGAGACGGTTGAGATGACGGATTTTATTCGTCGGCTGAAAAAAGAGCTCGATTTGACGATCATTTTGATCGAGCATGATATGAAGCTGGTCATGGGACTTAGCGAGTACATTCACGTGCTGGATTACGGGAGAAAAATTGCAGAAGGTACACCCGAACAAATCCGCAACAATCCTAACGTCATTGAGGCCTATCTCGGAAAAAGTGCGTCGGACGTGTCGTAG
- a CDS encoding branched-chain amino acid ABC transporter permease, producing the protein MANLAWKSFKGIPLVFTLIWIVAFSAALYLMDKSVIAFLGILSSIVLVYYTNTSKSIKMAIGAIVLLLIIPLVAGENRYYMEVASQVGIYVAMALGLNIVVGFAGLLDLGYVAFFAAGAYAYAIFSTSQANEFIAGNLFPLSGEWFWPFLIVGLIVAAVFGILLGLPVLRVKGDYLAIVTLGFGEIIRIVFNNLDKPINITNGPQGITPIPSPELFGIKMGTPFYFYFIVLFVIAFIVLANIRFEHSRLGRAWIAVREDELAAQSMGISLLNTKLAAFALGASFAGVVGVIFAAKQTFIDPTSFTLMESIGILVMVILGGSGSIPGVVLGAAFVTILQVQLLKEFSNFLHGLQNAGIISLPNQLDPSKFQRLIFGIMLILVALYRPNGLIPAKRKKNNLDAIKKSEFGKEKLGILGRLSQLTSGKQS; encoded by the coding sequence ATGGCAAATCTCGCTTGGAAATCGTTCAAAGGCATTCCGCTCGTATTTACGTTAATCTGGATTGTAGCTTTTTCTGCCGCGTTGTACCTCATGGATAAATCGGTTATCGCGTTTCTCGGCATTCTTTCTTCCATTGTGCTTGTCTATTACACTAATACCTCCAAGTCGATCAAAATGGCGATTGGCGCTATCGTTCTCCTCCTGATCATTCCGTTGGTAGCCGGTGAAAACCGTTACTACATGGAGGTAGCTTCACAGGTTGGCATCTACGTAGCGATGGCTTTGGGCTTGAATATCGTAGTAGGCTTTGCTGGTCTGCTTGACTTGGGTTACGTTGCGTTTTTTGCTGCTGGGGCTTATGCGTACGCGATTTTCTCGACCTCGCAAGCGAATGAGTTTATTGCAGGGAATCTGTTCCCGCTCTCCGGTGAGTGGTTTTGGCCATTTCTCATAGTCGGCTTGATTGTGGCTGCTGTTTTCGGAATATTGCTAGGATTGCCAGTTCTCAGAGTAAAAGGGGATTACCTCGCGATCGTGACCTTGGGCTTCGGTGAAATCATTCGCATTGTCTTCAACAACCTGGACAAGCCCATCAACATCACCAACGGTCCACAGGGAATCACGCCGATTCCGTCTCCTGAGCTGTTTGGGATCAAAATGGGGACGCCGTTTTACTTTTACTTCATTGTGTTGTTTGTGATTGCCTTTATCGTTTTGGCGAATATACGCTTTGAGCATTCCCGTTTGGGGCGTGCATGGATTGCGGTACGTGAGGATGAGCTGGCTGCCCAGTCCATGGGGATTTCCCTGTTGAATACCAAGCTGGCAGCATTTGCACTGGGTGCTTCCTTCGCTGGTGTCGTCGGTGTTATCTTTGCTGCCAAACAGACGTTTATCGATCCGACTTCCTTTACGCTGATGGAATCGATCGGGATATTGGTCATGGTCATTCTGGGTGGGAGTGGCAGTATTCCAGGCGTTGTGCTTGGCGCCGCTTTTGTCACAATCTTGCAGGTACAGCTGTTAAAAGAATTCTCCAACTTCCTGCACGGTCTGCAAAATGCGGGGATCATCAGTTTGCCTAACCAGTTGGACCCATCCAAGTTTCAGCGACTCATTTTCGGAATTATGCTCATTCTCGTTGCCTTGTATCGCCCTAACGGATTGATTCCGGCCAAACGGAAGAAAAACAATCTCGATGCGATCAAAAAGAGCGAGTTTGGCAAAGAAAAGCTGGGGATTCTCGGCAGACTGTCCCAATTGACTTCTGGAAAACAGTCATAG
- a CDS encoding ABC transporter substrate-binding protein: MKKKALSVLSIFALTGSLLAGCGSSTPQTSAPAPAAGNNSGTEAQAQLEDTLVVAGNGATVEKMMKDEVFKKFNEKYPNVKLTYVSGVSTDIVAKVKAQKNSPQIDLTIVEGGEQEKGRQEGLWETVSATEIPNMKNVPEDLHVTEDSGVVVNFTPMGISYNADLVKEKGLPVPKSWNDLAKPEVKGYITMTDVASNFGRSAMIMLAYANGGSEKNMEQGFKQMETIAGYMPTFAKSAAQLQQNLQNKSAAYTTWTMARSLTQKEAGVPLEFVFPEEGGNIVPNVATLVKGSKSPKAAKAFVDFLLTDEIQTMYATKLYYNPATSVKLPDDVAKTLEFDRTKVVNFDYSVVSKETSAWLDRFNKEIAPKTGK; encoded by the coding sequence ATGAAGAAAAAGGCATTATCCGTCTTGTCCATTTTCGCTTTGACTGGTTCCTTGCTGGCTGGATGTGGCTCCTCCACACCGCAAACATCTGCTCCTGCACCGGCTGCTGGCAACAATAGCGGCACCGAAGCACAAGCTCAGCTGGAAGACACTTTGGTAGTAGCAGGAAACGGCGCGACCGTTGAAAAGATGATGAAGGATGAAGTCTTCAAGAAGTTTAACGAGAAGTATCCGAATGTAAAGCTGACCTATGTTTCCGGAGTTTCTACGGACATTGTGGCGAAGGTTAAGGCACAGAAAAATTCTCCGCAAATCGACTTGACCATCGTGGAGGGCGGCGAGCAAGAGAAAGGTCGTCAAGAAGGCTTGTGGGAAACCGTATCGGCAACAGAGATTCCGAACATGAAAAACGTACCGGAAGATTTGCATGTGACAGAGGATAGCGGTGTCGTCGTAAACTTCACGCCGATGGGGATTTCCTACAATGCGGATCTGGTAAAAGAAAAAGGCTTGCCTGTACCGAAATCGTGGAATGACCTGGCGAAGCCTGAAGTGAAAGGCTACATCACGATGACAGACGTAGCGAGCAACTTCGGACGCTCTGCGATGATCATGCTGGCGTACGCAAATGGCGGGTCCGAGAAAAATATGGAACAAGGCTTCAAACAAATGGAAACGATTGCAGGATACATGCCGACCTTTGCGAAGAGTGCAGCACAGCTTCAGCAAAATCTGCAAAACAAGAGCGCAGCGTACACCACTTGGACGATGGCGCGCAGCTTGACACAAAAAGAAGCAGGCGTACCATTGGAGTTCGTTTTCCCTGAAGAGGGAGGAAACATCGTACCGAACGTAGCTACGCTGGTAAAAGGTTCGAAGAGTCCAAAAGCGGCAAAAGCATTCGTCGATTTCCTTTTGACAGATGAAATTCAAACGATGTACGCAACGAAGCTGTACTACAATCCGGCAACATCTGTGAAGCTACCAGACGATGTAGCGAAAACATTGGAATTCGATCGCACAAAAGTTGTCAACTTCGACTATAGCGTAGTGAGCAAGGAAACATCTGCTTGGCTGGATCGCTTTAACAAAGAAATCGCACCTAAAACAGGAAAGTAG
- a CDS encoding PLP-dependent aminotransferase family protein has protein sequence MLDISPRFVEGSEPLYLQLYRYFCTEIQGRRLISGTRLPSVRALSGFLQVSKTTVESAYHQLMAEGYIESRERSGFYVVDVDWDGPVPVPVPVPVPVSTGKGQQPSKTAHVQTPAPTSLPVPVQYDFHQARVDAEHFPFERWRKYTNQCMQEENKHVLYYGDGQGEPQLREELARYLGRARGVQATPEQIVIGAGTQVMISLLMILFGIRGQAVAMEEPGYHGVRAVFSHLGYDVRPIKLEEDGIDVEALSESGAQLVYITPSHQDPSGIVMPYAKRLKLLHWANQTGSYIMEDDYDGEFRYHGKPIPSLQGLDTQGRVIYLGTFSKALLPSIRMSYMVLPQALLAVYQEKLADFDQSASRIHQETLALFMKNGDWERHIRKMRTLYRKKHGVLLQCLQEHFGTCIRIKGQDAGLSVTVEVESKSTPQQLTQIAAASGVRVYPTAHKWVHPQENGLPAFQFGFGGQTIEEIEGGIRLLKRAWEPYLQVERENKNPIQGIG, from the coding sequence TTGCTAGATATTAGTCCCCGCTTTGTAGAAGGGAGCGAGCCTCTCTATCTACAGCTATATCGCTATTTTTGTACAGAAATACAGGGGAGGCGCTTGATCTCCGGGACGCGTCTGCCTTCTGTTCGGGCATTGAGCGGATTTTTGCAAGTGAGTAAAACAACTGTCGAGAGCGCCTATCACCAGCTCATGGCAGAAGGCTACATTGAGAGTCGGGAGCGCAGCGGATTTTATGTGGTCGATGTGGACTGGGATGGGCCAGTGCCTGTACCTGTACCTGTACCTGTACCTGTATCTACAGGGAAAGGGCAGCAACCAAGTAAAACGGCTCACGTCCAAACGCCTGCACCTACGTCTTTACCAGTCCCGGTCCAATATGATTTTCACCAAGCCCGCGTAGATGCCGAGCATTTTCCTTTTGAGCGTTGGCGCAAGTACACCAACCAATGCATGCAGGAAGAAAACAAGCATGTGCTCTACTACGGCGATGGACAAGGAGAGCCGCAGCTGCGGGAGGAGCTCGCACGTTATCTCGGACGTGCTCGAGGTGTACAAGCTACGCCGGAACAAATAGTGATCGGTGCGGGAACGCAAGTGATGATCAGCTTATTGATGATCTTATTCGGGATACGAGGACAGGCTGTTGCGATGGAAGAGCCGGGCTATCACGGTGTTCGTGCCGTGTTTTCCCATTTGGGCTATGATGTGCGCCCGATCAAGCTGGAGGAGGATGGGATTGATGTGGAAGCGCTTAGTGAGAGTGGAGCGCAGCTCGTTTATATCACTCCGTCTCATCAGGACCCTTCTGGTATTGTCATGCCGTATGCCAAACGGCTAAAGCTGCTACACTGGGCGAATCAGACGGGGAGCTACATCATGGAGGATGACTACGACGGTGAGTTTCGCTATCATGGCAAGCCGATACCTTCCCTTCAAGGGCTGGATACGCAGGGACGCGTCATTTATTTGGGGACGTTCTCCAAGGCGTTGCTGCCGTCGATTCGGATGAGCTATATGGTTTTGCCACAAGCGTTATTGGCGGTGTATCAGGAGAAATTGGCGGATTTTGACCAGTCGGCATCGCGTATTCATCAGGAGACGCTGGCCTTGTTCATGAAAAATGGCGATTGGGAGCGGCATATTCGCAAGATGCGGACGCTTTACCGCAAAAAGCATGGGGTGCTGCTTCAGTGCTTGCAGGAACACTTTGGAACGTGCATCCGGATCAAAGGTCAGGATGCTGGGCTGTCCGTAACGGTAGAAGTGGAAAGCAAGAGCACACCGCAACAGTTGACACAAATTGCGGCTGCATCAGGCGTTCGTGTCTATCCAACCGCACATAAATGGGTTCATCCGCAGGAAAATGGACTTCCGGCTTTTCAGTTCGGATTCGGGGGGCAGACCATCGAGGAGATTGAGGGTGGGATTCGTCTGTTGAAACGTGCATGGGAGCCTTATTTGCAAGTGGAACGGGAAAATAAAAACCCAATCCAAGGGATCGGGTGA
- a CDS encoding ABC transporter permease — translation MKKINVLGLITFFVLVLVNLPFLVIIPSSFTAAGYLGFPPEGFSWQWYEMILDRPEFIDSLWFSLKLATVTAILATLIGTLAAFALSKYKFRGSGIINALMLSPLTVPSLIIGISALLFFTRIGIAGTFTGLLLAHMLISIPYVVRLVLTGLSSFDYTLEKAGYMLGAHPFRVFWDITLPLLRPAIVSGMIFSFLTSFDNVTVSLFLVAPDTTTLPLAIFTYMQETLDPLVASISSVVILLSLVFIVLLEKVYGLERLFGLNSQSH, via the coding sequence ATGAAAAAAATAAACGTACTCGGACTCATCACATTCTTTGTGCTTGTTTTGGTCAATCTGCCGTTTCTGGTCATTATCCCGAGCTCCTTTACCGCAGCAGGATATCTCGGGTTTCCGCCGGAAGGGTTTTCGTGGCAGTGGTATGAGATGATTTTGGATCGACCGGAGTTCATCGATTCGCTGTGGTTCAGTCTTAAGCTCGCTACGGTAACGGCAATTTTGGCGACTCTCATAGGGACATTGGCTGCATTCGCGCTGTCCAAATACAAGTTTCGTGGGAGCGGCATCATCAACGCACTGATGCTTTCACCACTTACCGTTCCTTCGCTCATTATCGGGATTTCCGCGCTGCTGTTTTTCACGCGAATTGGTATCGCTGGGACGTTTACGGGGCTTTTGCTGGCGCACATGCTGATCTCGATTCCGTATGTCGTAAGGCTGGTGCTCACAGGGCTTAGCTCGTTCGATTATACGTTGGAAAAAGCGGGATACATGCTCGGGGCCCATCCGTTTCGGGTGTTCTGGGATATTACGTTGCCACTGTTGCGTCCGGCCATCGTGTCGGGGATGATCTTTTCGTTCTTGACGTCGTTTGACAATGTGACGGTTTCCTTATTCTTGGTGGCACCGGATACAACGACGCTGCCACTCGCGATTTTCACCTATATGCAGGAAACACTTGACCCGTTGGTGGCTTCGATTTCCTCAGTGGTCATCCTGCTGAGTCTGGTGTTCATCGTCTTGTTGGAAAAAGTGTACGGACTAGAGCGCCTGTTCGGACTCAATTCACAATCTCACTAA
- a CDS encoding ABC transporter permease gives MSKRLSVTLLTAPAMILLLGVFIIPMLMMLLLSFQDENQAFSLHNYLLFVQDPYYLEVLWRTIRVSLWTVLASLLLGFPVAMYMAQATGKMRGIVTMLILAPHLISVVIRNFGWVVVLGEKGWINETLISLGLIDQPLRLLYNELGIVIGLTDSFIAYMVLAIATSLYAIDPSLNKAASILGASRVRTFFSVTLPLCLPGIIAGTTLVFSLSMSAFVTPALMGGTSVKVMPVIAYEQIMATLNWPLGAALAFLLLGSTILLVTLYTKLIETKRYKEVFAS, from the coding sequence ATGAGCAAGCGTCTCTCGGTTACATTGTTGACAGCACCTGCGATGATTTTGTTGCTTGGCGTATTCATCATCCCGATGCTGATGATGCTTTTGCTTAGCTTTCAGGATGAGAATCAGGCGTTTTCTTTGCACAATTATTTATTGTTTGTACAAGATCCGTACTACTTGGAAGTTCTTTGGCGGACAATTCGCGTGAGTCTCTGGACGGTATTGGCGAGCCTCTTGCTTGGATTCCCTGTAGCGATGTACATGGCGCAGGCTACAGGGAAAATGCGTGGAATCGTCACGATGCTGATCCTGGCCCCTCACCTTATCAGTGTTGTTATTCGCAACTTCGGTTGGGTAGTAGTTTTAGGGGAAAAAGGGTGGATCAATGAAACGTTGATCAGTCTGGGGTTGATCGATCAACCATTGCGGCTGTTGTACAACGAGCTGGGTATTGTGATCGGTCTGACGGATTCCTTTATTGCCTACATGGTTCTGGCGATTGCAACGAGCCTGTATGCCATCGATCCGTCCCTGAATAAGGCGGCATCGATTTTGGGGGCTTCCCGCGTACGTACGTTTTTCAGTGTGACTTTGCCCTTGTGCTTGCCGGGGATTATTGCCGGTACGACACTGGTGTTCAGCTTGTCGATGAGTGCTTTTGTAACACCTGCCTTGATGGGGGGAACGTCCGTTAAGGTCATGCCTGTCATCGCCTATGAGCAAATCATGGCGACACTGAACTGGCCTTTGGGTGCGGCACTTGCCTTCCTGCTTCTGGGAAGCACGATTCTATTAGTGACTTTGTATACGAAGCTAATTGAAACCAAGCGGTATAAAGAGGTGTTTGCGTCATGA
- a CDS encoding ABC transporter ATP-binding protein encodes MTKVIDVELRGIMKKFQSNVVVQNFNLQVEQGEFISFLGPSGCGKTTTLNMIAGFLDPDGGDLLIKGQRMNGVPPYKRELGMVFQTYSLFPHMTVAENIAYGLKLRKVNKQEMQERVNRVLGLVKLPNVADRYPKQLSGGQRQRIAIARALVIEPSLLLLDEPLSNLDAKLREELRDELKRLHHEIGVTTIFVTHDQEEALALSDRIVVMNHGFVEQIGTPLEIYNQPASEFVHTFIGKTNRLEGEVIGLDGDVLTLRTTGGMLVKAAKQQRTVALHEKVIIFIRPEKIKLTDTAVSEEANRVKGHLQLASFLGSYTECEVKVGEHTLSVKVQMTDSSVDRQEGQTVYCQWNADDVLVMPAGRG; translated from the coding sequence GTGACCAAGGTGATTGACGTTGAACTGCGCGGCATCATGAAAAAATTTCAAAGCAATGTCGTGGTTCAAAACTTCAACCTGCAGGTGGAGCAAGGCGAATTCATCTCGTTCCTCGGCCCATCTGGTTGCGGTAAGACCACGACCTTGAATATGATTGCCGGTTTTTTGGACCCGGATGGCGGAGACCTCTTGATCAAGGGGCAGCGAATGAATGGCGTGCCTCCGTACAAACGGGAGCTGGGAATGGTGTTCCAGACGTACTCGTTGTTCCCGCATATGACTGTGGCGGAAAACATCGCCTACGGCTTGAAATTGCGCAAAGTGAACAAGCAAGAAATGCAAGAGCGTGTGAATCGTGTACTCGGGCTGGTCAAGCTGCCAAACGTAGCAGACCGCTACCCGAAACAGCTCTCTGGCGGACAACGTCAGCGGATTGCGATTGCACGGGCGCTTGTTATTGAGCCGTCGCTCCTGCTTTTGGATGAGCCGCTCAGTAACTTGGATGCCAAACTTCGTGAAGAGCTACGCGATGAGTTAAAGCGCTTACATCACGAAATCGGCGTTACGACTATTTTCGTTACCCATGACCAAGAAGAGGCGCTAGCGCTCTCTGATCGCATTGTGGTCATGAATCACGGATTCGTGGAGCAAATCGGTACACCGCTGGAGATTTACAATCAGCCCGCATCTGAATTCGTACATACCTTCATCGGTAAGACGAACCGTTTGGAAGGGGAAGTCATCGGATTGGACGGGGATGTACTCACGCTGCGGACGACTGGTGGAATGCTTGTGAAGGCAGCAAAGCAACAGCGAACAGTGGCACTCCATGAAAAAGTGATCATTTTTATCCGACCAGAGAAAATCAAGCTGACCGATACAGCAGTCAGCGAGGAAGCGAATCGGGTAAAAGGACATTTGCAGCTTGCCTCCTTCCTGGGCTCGTACACAGAATGTGAGGTCAAGGTCGGGGAGCATACGCTTTCGGTAAAAGTCCAAATGACCGATAGTTCGGTGGACCGCCAAGAAGGTCAAACGGTTTACTGTCAATGGAACGCGGACGACGTACTGGTCATGCCCGCAGGAAGGGGATGA